In Camelina sativa cultivar DH55 chromosome 16, Cs, whole genome shotgun sequence, a single window of DNA contains:
- the LOC109129639 gene encoding cyclin-dependent protein kinase inhibitor SMR2-like, with protein sequence MEFPEKSLKVTIPVKAPVSSSKPEKEERKEEDKEDNKEEEEDGCTTPKGKEHRIPPQLECPPAPRPGIYRGKIEKRREKSSGQRSLSFNVQELDTFFARIP encoded by the coding sequence ATGGAGTTTCCTGAAAAGTCTCTTAAAGTGACGATCCCCGTGAAAGCTCCGGTGAGTTCATCAAAgccagagaaagaagaaagaaaagaagaagataaagaagacaacaaagaagaagaagaagatggatgcaCCACTCCAAAGGGGAAAGAACATAGAATTCCGCCGCAACTCGAGTGTCCTCCGGCACCTCGACCAGGTATCTACCGGGGAAAGATCGAGAAACGCCGAGAAAAATCTTCCGGGCAAAGGAGTTTATCTTTCAACGTTCAAGAGTTGGATACTTTCTTCGCAAGAATACCATAA
- the LOC104750896 gene encoding uncharacterized protein LOC104750896 isoform X4 — MKAFLNPESSFSLSSISSSQINNRSLNFNGLSSSCLRFPFTDYGGRTRWRKVNGGLSIKAVLDSAMMEQLGLKESDIKNPALSSTYRRSAIPKPNPTVLDAQARVCTGPTQTRPLSEEQAFKVFDTILRSARGELKDEEPVSKAQLGAFFAGMTIRANAFPEETQWSEGEKRAMDVFWPLLVRALPPDVLFIADPEGSLLGTGNSVGPTFVGNETREMRLVGALREILAGGHLGYEEVKGVLRDVLPLERDGSLNSGVSESLLSAFLIGQRMNRETDRELKAYCLAFDDEHGAPPVADVKSLTHYGEPYDGNTRFFRNTLFVATVRSCYGESSLLHGVEWMPPKAGITEEQMLKFMGANTSLSVQQAKELIEDEKAGFAYLSLREARPSLYSLIEMREHIKKRPPLATTEKVQQFVRATGKESIVAGFYHEGYEEPLLMLMRRRGVHAGLVVKGEEGALSMTTRVRAASASKGFPVNYCSGFRSSSSDTALEADGVSRQSFNLEVDARDYGFEPTETPRTDRSVSKNIELGLAALRGEKGAAYDRIVLNAGIVDHLLGSEGAEDVAVAMERAKEAIDSGKALKKLLNYIEISRKMK; from the exons ATGAAAGCTTTTCTAAATCCAGAATCTTCCTTCTCTCTATCGTCGATCTCTTCTTCACAGATCAACAACAGGTCTCTAAACTTCAACGGACTGAGTTCTTCATGTCTCCGGTTTCCTTTTACCGATTACGGTGGCCGTACAAGGTGGCGGAAGGTCAATGGTGGGTTGAGTATAAAGGCGGTGTTGGATTCCGCAATGATGGAGCAGTTGGGACTGAAAGAATCTGATATTAAGAATCCGGCGTTATCTTCCACTTATCGGAGATCAGCGATTCCAAAGCCAAACCCTACAGTTCTTGATGCTCAAGCTAGGGTTTGTACAGGGCCGACTCAGACTAGACCCCTAAGTGAAGAACAAGCTTTTAAGGTGTTTGATACTATATTAAGATCAG CTAGAGGGGAGCTAAAAGATGAAGAACCTGTTTCAAAGGCGCAACTTGGGGCATTTTTTGCTGGTATGACAATCCGTGCAAATGCATTTCCGGAGGAAACTCAATGGAGCGAAGGGGAAAAGCGGGCAATGGATGTGTTTTGGCCACTCCTGGTTAGGGCACTACCTCCTGATGTGCTCTTCATTGCTGATCCTGAAGGCTCTCTTTTGGGTACGGGAAATTCGGTTGGACCAACTTTTGTTGGTAATGAAACTCGTGAGATGAGATTGGTTGGTGCGCTAAGAGAGATTTTGGCTGGAGGTCACCTTGGTTATGAAGAGGTTAAGGGTGTTTTAAGGGACGTACTTCCGCTTGAAAGGGATGGTAGCTTAAACTCGGGAGTAAGTGAGTCATTGCTTTCGGCGTTTTTGATTGGCCAACGCATGAACAGAGAAACAGATCGAGAGCTTAAAGCTTACTGTCTTGCATTCGATGACGAACATG GGGCTCCTCCAGTTGCTGATGTCAAATCGTTAACCCATTATGGCGAGCCTTATGATGGGAATACTCGATTCTTTCGAAACACTCTATTTGTGGCTACAGTTAGATCCTGCTATGGTGAATCTTCACTGCTCCATGGCGTGGAATGGATGCCTCCAAAA GCGGGTATAACTGAGGAACAAATGCTGAAGTTTATGGGAGCAAATACAAGCTTGTCTGTTCAGCAGGCAAAAGAACTCATCGAG GACGAGAAGGCTGGATTTGCATATCTCAGTCTACGGGAAGCTCGGCCGTCTTT ATATTCGCTAATCGAAATGAGGGAGCATATAAAGAAACGCCCTCCTCTGGCAACAACGGAAAAAGTTCAACAATTTGTGAGG GCGACAGGAAAGGAATCAATTGTGGCTGGGTTTTACCACGAAGGCTACGAAGAACCTCTCTTAATGCTTATGAGACGAAGAGGTGTCCATGCTGGTTTGGTTGTTAAG GGCGAGGAAGGGGCTCTCTCAATGACAACACGTGTGCGAGCAGCAAGTGCATCAAAAGGGTTCCCAGTTAATTACTGTTCTGGGTTTCGTTCATCGAGTTCGGACACAGCTCTAGAAGCTGACG GAGTGTCGCGTCAGAGTTTCAATCTTGAGGTGGATGCCAGAGACTATGGGTTTGAACCAACCGAGACTCCACGAACTGATCGTTCG GTGTCAAAGAACATAGAGCTGGGTTTGGCAGCGCTTCGTGGTGAGAAAGGTGCGGCTTATGATAGAATTGTCCTAAATGCGGGGATTGTGGATCATTTGTTGGGAAGTGAAGGTGCAGAAGATGTAGCTGTAGCAATGGAGAGAGCAAAGGAAGCTATTGACAGTGGGAAGGCTCTAAAGAAACTTTTGAATTACATAGAGATCTCACGCAAGATGAAGTAG
- the LOC104750897 gene encoding glutamate--glyoxylate aminotransferase 2-like: MSLKALDYDSLNENVKNCQYAVRGELYLRASELQKEGKKIIFTNVGNPHALGQKPLTFPRQVVALCQAPFLLDDPNVGMIFPADAIARAKHYLSLTSGGLGAYSDSRGLPGVRKEVAQFIQRRDGYPSDPELIFLTDGASKGVMQILNCVIRGQKDGILVPVPQYPLYSATISLLGGTLVPYYLEESENWGLDVNNLRQSVAQARSQGITVRAMVIINPGNPTGQCLSEANLREILRFCCNERLVLLGDEVYQQNIYQDERPFISSKKVLMDMGAPISKEVQLISFHTVSKGYWGECGQRGGYFEMTNIPPRTVEEIYKVASIALSPNVSAQIFMGLMVSPPKPGDISYAQFVRESKGILESLRRRARMMTDGFNSCKNVVCNFTEGAMYSFPQIKLPPKAIQAAKQAGKVPDVFYCLKLLEATGISTVPGSGFGQKEGVFHLRTTILPAEEEMPEIMDSFKKFNDDFMSQYGVGYSRM, translated from the exons ATGTCTCTCAAGGCATTAGACTACGATTCCCTGAATGAAAACGTGAAGAATTGTCAGTATGCAGTTAGAGGTGAACTCTATCTCCGTGCTTCTGAGCTTCAGAAAGAAGGCAAAAAG ATTATTTTCACAAATGTTGGAAATCCTCATGCTTTAGGACAGAAGCCTCTGACATTTCCTCGTCAG GTGGTTGCTCTATGCCAAGCACCATTTCTGCTAGACGACCCAAACGTTGGGATGATATTCCCAGCAGATGCTATTGCAAGAGCTAAGCATTATCTTTCCTTGACTTCTGGTGGTCTTG GTGCTTACAGTGACTCAAGAGGTCTTCCGGGAGTTCGGAAGGAAGTTGCTCAGTTCATTCAACGGCGTGATGGATATCCAAG CGACCCAGAACTTATATTTCTAACTGATGGAGCTAGCAAAGGTGTGATGCAAATATTGAATTGTGTCATACGTGGTCAGAAAGACGGA ATTCTGGTTCCAGTTCCACAGTATCCACTCTACTCGGCTACTATATCTCTATTAGGTGGTACTCTTGTTCCTTACTATCTTGAAGAGTCTGAAAACTGGGGACTTGATGTTAACAACCTTCGCCAATCTGTTGCTCAGGCTCGTTCTCAAGGAATAACA GTAAGGGCAATGGTGATCATTAACCCCGGAAACCCAACTGGCCAGTGTCTTAGCGAAGCTAACTTAAGAGAGATATTGAGGTTCTGTTGTAATGAGAGATTGGTTCTTCTTGGAGACGAAGTGTATCAGCAGAACATATACCAAGATGAGCGTCCCTTTATCAGTTCCAAGAAG GTTTTGATGGATATGGGAGCACCGATCAGCAAGGAAGTCCAGCTCATATCTTTCCACACCGTTTCTAAAGGATACTGGGGTGAATGTGGGCAAAGAGGTGGTTACTTTGAGATGACAAATATCCCTCCCAGG ACTGTTGAGGAGATATACAAGGTTGCCTCTATAGCTCTCAGTCCCAACGTCTCTGCTCAGATATTT ATGGGTTTAATGGTTAGCCCACCAAAGCCTGGAGACATTTCTTATGCCCAATTCGTTCGTGAAAG CAAGGGAATACTAGAATCACTTAGAAGAAGAGCAAGGATGATGACTGATGGATTCAACAGCTGCAAAAACGTCGTCTGTAATTTCACAGAAGGTGCTATGTATTCGTTTCCTCAAATAAAGTTGCCGCCGAAAGCAATCCAAGCAGCCAAACAAGCAGGAAAAGTCCCAGACGTTTTCTACTGCCTTAAGCTCTTAGAAGCCACAGGAATCTCCACAGTTCCAGGCTCTGGATTTGGACAAAAAGAAGG GGTCTTTCATCTGAGGACAACAATCCTGCCAGCAGAAGAAGAAATGCCAGAGATTATGGACAGTTTCAAAAAGTTCAATGATGACTTCATGTCTCAGTACGGTGTTGGTTACTCCAGAATGTGA
- the LOC104750896 gene encoding uncharacterized protein LOC104750896 isoform X3, giving the protein MKAFLNPESSFSLSSISSSQINNRSLNFNGLSSSCLRFPFTDYGGRTRWRKVNGGLSIKAVLDSAMMEQLGLKESDIKNPALSSTYRRSAIPKPNPTVLDAQARVCTGPTQTRPLSEEQAFKVFDTILRSARGELKDEEPVSKAQLGAFFAGMTIRANAFPEETQWSEGEKRAMDVFWPLLVRALPPDVLFIADPEGSLLGTGNSVGPTFVGNETREMRLVGALREILAGGHLGYEEVKGVLRDVLPLERDGSLNSGVSESLLSAFLIGQRMNRETDRELKAYCLAFDDEHGAPPVADVKSLTHYGEPYDGNTRFFRNTLFVATVRSCYGESSLLHGVEWMPPKAGITEEQMLKFMGANTSLSVQQAKELIEDEKAGFAYLSLREARPSLYSLIEMREHIKKRPPLATTEKVQQFVRATGKESIVAGFYHEGYEEPLLMLMRRRGVHAGLVVKGEEGALSMTTRVRAASASKGFPVNYCSGFRSSSSDTALEADGGKSP; this is encoded by the exons ATGAAAGCTTTTCTAAATCCAGAATCTTCCTTCTCTCTATCGTCGATCTCTTCTTCACAGATCAACAACAGGTCTCTAAACTTCAACGGACTGAGTTCTTCATGTCTCCGGTTTCCTTTTACCGATTACGGTGGCCGTACAAGGTGGCGGAAGGTCAATGGTGGGTTGAGTATAAAGGCGGTGTTGGATTCCGCAATGATGGAGCAGTTGGGACTGAAAGAATCTGATATTAAGAATCCGGCGTTATCTTCCACTTATCGGAGATCAGCGATTCCAAAGCCAAACCCTACAGTTCTTGATGCTCAAGCTAGGGTTTGTACAGGGCCGACTCAGACTAGACCCCTAAGTGAAGAACAAGCTTTTAAGGTGTTTGATACTATATTAAGATCAG CTAGAGGGGAGCTAAAAGATGAAGAACCTGTTTCAAAGGCGCAACTTGGGGCATTTTTTGCTG GTATGACAATCCGTGCAAATGCATTTCCGGAGGAAACTCAATGGAGCGAAGGGGAAAAGCGGGCAATGGATGTGTTTTGGCCACTCCTGGTTAGGGCACTACCTCCTGATGTGCTCTTCATTGCTGATCCTGAAGGCTCTCTTTTGGGTACGGGAAATTCGGTTGGACCAACTTTTGTTGGTAATGAAACTCGTGAGATGAGATTGGTTGGTGCGCTAAGAGAGATTTTGGCTGGAGGTCACCTTGGTTATGAAGAGGTTAAGGGTGTTTTAAGGGACGTACTTCCGCTTGAAAGGGATGGTAGCTTAAACTCGGGAGTAAGTGAGTCATTGCTTTCGGCGTTTTTGATTGGCCAACGCATGAACAGAGAAACAGATCGAGAGCTTAAAGCTTACTGTCTTGCATTCGATGACGAACATG GGGCTCCTCCAGTTGCTGATGTCAAATCGTTAACCCATTATGGCGAGCCTTATGATGGGAATACTCGATTCTTTCGAAACACTCTATTTGTGGCTACAGTTAGATCCTGCTATGGTGAATCTTCACTGCTCCATGGCGTGGAATGGATGCCTCCAAAA GCGGGTATAACTGAGGAACAAATGCTGAAGTTTATGGGAGCAAATACAAGCTTGTCTGTTCAGCAGGCAAAAGAACTCATCGAG GACGAGAAGGCTGGATTTGCATATCTCAGTCTACGGGAAGCTCGGCCGTCTTT ATATTCGCTAATCGAAATGAGGGAGCATATAAAGAAACGCCCTCCTCTGGCAACAACGGAAAAAGTTCAACAATTTGTGAGG GCGACAGGAAAGGAATCAATTGTGGCTGGGTTTTACCACGAAGGCTACGAAGAACCTCTCTTAATGCTTATGAGACGAAGAGGTGTCCATGCTGGTTTGGTTGTTAAG GGCGAGGAAGGGGCTCTCTCAATGACAACACGTGTGCGAGCAGCAAGTGCATCAAAAGGGTTCCCAGTTAATTACTGTTCTGGGTTTCGTTCATCGAGTTCGGACACAGCTCTAGAAGCTGACG GTGGTAAGAGTCCATAG
- the LOC104750896 gene encoding uncharacterized protein LOC104750896 isoform X1 — protein MKAFLNPESSFSLSSISSSQINNRSLNFNGLSSSCLRFPFTDYGGRTRWRKVNGGLSIKAVLDSAMMEQLGLKESDIKNPALSSTYRRSAIPKPNPTVLDAQARVCTGPTQTRPLSEEQAFKVFDTILRSARGELKDEEPVSKAQLGAFFAGMTIRANAFPEETQWSEGEKRAMDVFWPLLVRALPPDVLFIADPEGSLLGTGNSVGPTFVGNETREMRLVGALREILAGGHLGYEEVKGVLRDVLPLERDGSLNSGVSESLLSAFLIGQRMNRETDRELKAYCLAFDDEHGAPPVADVKSLTHYGEPYDGNTRFFRNTLFVATVRSCYGESSLLHGVEWMPPKAGITEEQMLKFMGANTSLSVQQAKELIEDEKAGFAYLSLREARPSLYSLIEMREHIKKRPPLATTEKVQQFVRATGKESIVAGFYHEGYEEPLLMLMRRRGVHAGLVVKGEEGALSMTTRVRAASASKGFPVNYCSGFRSSSSDTALEADGVSRQSFNLEVDARDYGFEPTETPRTDRSVSKNIELGLAALRGEKGAAYDRIVLNAGIVDHLLGSEGAEDVAVAMERAKEAIDSGKALKKLLNYIEISRKMK, from the exons ATGAAAGCTTTTCTAAATCCAGAATCTTCCTTCTCTCTATCGTCGATCTCTTCTTCACAGATCAACAACAGGTCTCTAAACTTCAACGGACTGAGTTCTTCATGTCTCCGGTTTCCTTTTACCGATTACGGTGGCCGTACAAGGTGGCGGAAGGTCAATGGTGGGTTGAGTATAAAGGCGGTGTTGGATTCCGCAATGATGGAGCAGTTGGGACTGAAAGAATCTGATATTAAGAATCCGGCGTTATCTTCCACTTATCGGAGATCAGCGATTCCAAAGCCAAACCCTACAGTTCTTGATGCTCAAGCTAGGGTTTGTACAGGGCCGACTCAGACTAGACCCCTAAGTGAAGAACAAGCTTTTAAGGTGTTTGATACTATATTAAGATCAG CTAGAGGGGAGCTAAAAGATGAAGAACCTGTTTCAAAGGCGCAACTTGGGGCATTTTTTGCTG GTATGACAATCCGTGCAAATGCATTTCCGGAGGAAACTCAATGGAGCGAAGGGGAAAAGCGGGCAATGGATGTGTTTTGGCCACTCCTGGTTAGGGCACTACCTCCTGATGTGCTCTTCATTGCTGATCCTGAAGGCTCTCTTTTGGGTACGGGAAATTCGGTTGGACCAACTTTTGTTGGTAATGAAACTCGTGAGATGAGATTGGTTGGTGCGCTAAGAGAGATTTTGGCTGGAGGTCACCTTGGTTATGAAGAGGTTAAGGGTGTTTTAAGGGACGTACTTCCGCTTGAAAGGGATGGTAGCTTAAACTCGGGAGTAAGTGAGTCATTGCTTTCGGCGTTTTTGATTGGCCAACGCATGAACAGAGAAACAGATCGAGAGCTTAAAGCTTACTGTCTTGCATTCGATGACGAACATG GGGCTCCTCCAGTTGCTGATGTCAAATCGTTAACCCATTATGGCGAGCCTTATGATGGGAATACTCGATTCTTTCGAAACACTCTATTTGTGGCTACAGTTAGATCCTGCTATGGTGAATCTTCACTGCTCCATGGCGTGGAATGGATGCCTCCAAAA GCGGGTATAACTGAGGAACAAATGCTGAAGTTTATGGGAGCAAATACAAGCTTGTCTGTTCAGCAGGCAAAAGAACTCATCGAG GACGAGAAGGCTGGATTTGCATATCTCAGTCTACGGGAAGCTCGGCCGTCTTT ATATTCGCTAATCGAAATGAGGGAGCATATAAAGAAACGCCCTCCTCTGGCAACAACGGAAAAAGTTCAACAATTTGTGAGG GCGACAGGAAAGGAATCAATTGTGGCTGGGTTTTACCACGAAGGCTACGAAGAACCTCTCTTAATGCTTATGAGACGAAGAGGTGTCCATGCTGGTTTGGTTGTTAAG GGCGAGGAAGGGGCTCTCTCAATGACAACACGTGTGCGAGCAGCAAGTGCATCAAAAGGGTTCCCAGTTAATTACTGTTCTGGGTTTCGTTCATCGAGTTCGGACACAGCTCTAGAAGCTGACG GAGTGTCGCGTCAGAGTTTCAATCTTGAGGTGGATGCCAGAGACTATGGGTTTGAACCAACCGAGACTCCACGAACTGATCGTTCG GTGTCAAAGAACATAGAGCTGGGTTTGGCAGCGCTTCGTGGTGAGAAAGGTGCGGCTTATGATAGAATTGTCCTAAATGCGGGGATTGTGGATCATTTGTTGGGAAGTGAAGGTGCAGAAGATGTAGCTGTAGCAATGGAGAGAGCAAAGGAAGCTATTGACAGTGGGAAGGCTCTAAAGAAACTTTTGAATTACATAGAGATCTCACGCAAGATGAAGTAG
- the LOC104750896 gene encoding uncharacterized protein LOC104750896 isoform X2 produces MKAFLNPESSFSLSSISSSQINNRSLNFNGLSSSCLRFPFTDYGGRTRWRKVNGGLSIKAVLDSAMMEQLGLKESDIKNPALSSTYRRSAIPKPNPTVLDAQARVCTGPTQTRPLSEEQAFKVFDTILRSARGELKDEEPVSKAQLGAFFAGMTIRANAFPEETQWSEGEKRAMDVFWPLLVRALPPDVLFIADPEGSLLGTGNSVGPTFVGNETREMRLVGALREILAGGHLGYEEVKGVLRDVLPLERDGSLNSGVSESLLSAFLIGQRMNRETDRELKAYCLAFDDEHGAPPVADVKSLTHYGEPYDGNTRFFRNTLFVATVRSCYGESSLLHGVEWMPPKAGITEEQMLKFMGANTSLSVQQAKELIEDEKAGFAYLSLREARPSLYSLIEMREHIKKRPPLATTEKVQQFVRATGKESIVAGFYHEGYEEPLLMLMRRRGVHAGLVVKGEEGALSMTTRVRAASASKGFPVNYCSGFRSSSSDTALEADGVSRQSFNLEVDARDYGFEPTETPRTDRSVSKNIELGLAALRGEKGAAYDRIVLNAGIVDHLLGSEGAEDVAVAMERAKEAIDSGKALKKLLNYIEISRKMK; encoded by the exons ATGAAAGCTTTTCTAAATCCAGAATCTTCCTTCTCTCTATCGTCGATCTCTTCTTCACAGATCAACAACAGGTCTCTAAACTTCAACGGACTGAG TTCTTCATGTCTCCGGTTTCCTTTTACCGATTACGGTGGCCGTACAAGGTGGCGGAAGGTCAATGGTGGGTTGAGTATAAAGGCGGTGTTGGATTCCGCAATGATGGAGCAGTTGGGACTGAAAGAATCTGATATTAAGAATCCGGCGTTATCTTCCACTTATCGGAGATCAGCGATTCCAAAGCCAAACCCTACAGTTCTTGATGCTCAAGCTAGGGTTTGTACAGGGCCGACTCAGACTAGACCCCTAAGTGAAGAACAAGCTTTTAAGGTGTTTGATACTATATTAAGATCAG CTAGAGGGGAGCTAAAAGATGAAGAACCTGTTTCAAAGGCGCAACTTGGGGCATTTTTTGCTGGTATGACAATCCGTGCAAATGCATTTCCGGAGGAAACTCAATGGAGCGAAGGGGAAAAGCGGGCAATGGATGTGTTTTGGCCACTCCTGGTTAGGGCACTACCTCCTGATGTGCTCTTCATTGCTGATCCTGAAGGCTCTCTTTTGGGTACGGGAAATTCGGTTGGACCAACTTTTGTTGGTAATGAAACTCGTGAGATGAGATTGGTTGGTGCGCTAAGAGAGATTTTGGCTGGAGGTCACCTTGGTTATGAAGAGGTTAAGGGTGTTTTAAGGGACGTACTTCCGCTTGAAAGGGATGGTAGCTTAAACTCGGGAGTAAGTGAGTCATTGCTTTCGGCGTTTTTGATTGGCCAACGCATGAACAGAGAAACAGATCGAGAGCTTAAAGCTTACTGTCTTGCATTCGATGACGAACATG GGGCTCCTCCAGTTGCTGATGTCAAATCGTTAACCCATTATGGCGAGCCTTATGATGGGAATACTCGATTCTTTCGAAACACTCTATTTGTGGCTACAGTTAGATCCTGCTATGGTGAATCTTCACTGCTCCATGGCGTGGAATGGATGCCTCCAAAA GCGGGTATAACTGAGGAACAAATGCTGAAGTTTATGGGAGCAAATACAAGCTTGTCTGTTCAGCAGGCAAAAGAACTCATCGAG GACGAGAAGGCTGGATTTGCATATCTCAGTCTACGGGAAGCTCGGCCGTCTTT ATATTCGCTAATCGAAATGAGGGAGCATATAAAGAAACGCCCTCCTCTGGCAACAACGGAAAAAGTTCAACAATTTGTGAGG GCGACAGGAAAGGAATCAATTGTGGCTGGGTTTTACCACGAAGGCTACGAAGAACCTCTCTTAATGCTTATGAGACGAAGAGGTGTCCATGCTGGTTTGGTTGTTAAG GGCGAGGAAGGGGCTCTCTCAATGACAACACGTGTGCGAGCAGCAAGTGCATCAAAAGGGTTCCCAGTTAATTACTGTTCTGGGTTTCGTTCATCGAGTTCGGACACAGCTCTAGAAGCTGACG GAGTGTCGCGTCAGAGTTTCAATCTTGAGGTGGATGCCAGAGACTATGGGTTTGAACCAACCGAGACTCCACGAACTGATCGTTCG GTGTCAAAGAACATAGAGCTGGGTTTGGCAGCGCTTCGTGGTGAGAAAGGTGCGGCTTATGATAGAATTGTCCTAAATGCGGGGATTGTGGATCATTTGTTGGGAAGTGAAGGTGCAGAAGATGTAGCTGTAGCAATGGAGAGAGCAAAGGAAGCTATTGACAGTGGGAAGGCTCTAAAGAAACTTTTGAATTACATAGAGATCTCACGCAAGATGAAGTAG